The segment CGCGCCCCCACTTCTTGTTGTCCGCCTGTGGCATTTATCTCGTCAAATTTCGCGCTGTTAGCAATGAAATAACGGCTCTTTTTCAAAATATTTCTATATAAGCTGCGATGATATTTATAGTCGATCGCGTATAAGTCTCTGAGAGTTTCATATATGTAAAAAAAACTGTGGTTTTCTGCTAACTCTAGTAAAGCTTGGTGCGTTACCTGCGAGCGACGACCAACACTATAAAGATCGACACTGCGTTCTCGCTCCAAGGGATAAGGACAGAACTTAATTGCATCAACGCCAAAAGGAATATATTCACAAGGACGCTGAACGATTTCAGCCACTCCTGAAATACTATTGCTAAAGTTCATGAAAATTCGATCGAAGTCTTTCAAAAGACTTAGTTGTGCTTTCCAGCTCTGAAGATCTTTCGCCCAAATTTCATCGAGCCAAACTACAGCTTTGTGGCAACGCTCGCGCCAACCCTTAATTGAATTAATACAGAGGATATCTTGCGGGGACTGGCACAGAAAAAAGAATAAGTCATAGTCTTGCTGGAGCTGAACTCGATCAAACAATGGATTCATGAGCTTGCTATGACCAATCGCTTTGGCTGCATGATTTG is part of the Chroococcidiopsis sp. SAG 2025 genome and harbors:
- a CDS encoding glycosyltransferase: PQKDARVLLLSLRNIKFHVARCYLYELEDAICELDSAELLTPNFQPNLFKVTNKLANHAAKAIGHSKLMNPLFDRVQLQQDYDLFFFLCQSPQDILCINSIKGWRERCHKAVVWLDEIWAKDLQSWKAQLSLLKDFDRIFMNFSNSISGVAEIVQRPCEYIPFGVDAIKFCPYPLERERSVDLYSVGRRSQVTHQALLELAENHSFFYIYETLRDLYAIDYKYHRSLYRNILKKSRYFIANSAKFDEINATGGQQEVGARFFEGAAAGAIMLGVPPQSESFHQHFDWEGAAIKIPYDVPHIAEILDELDADPYRLQKIRIDNVVNSLLRHDWVYRWETILATVGLDSTPAMAARKTNLQNLAQTILARANASNCDVSEIRLLSDSHEPILKQSWNSP